The proteins below are encoded in one region of Chitinophagales bacterium:
- a CDS encoding IscS subfamily cysteine desulfurase, protein MLKLPIYLDNSATTPVDPRVLEQMIPYFTEKFGNAASRSHPFGWVAEEAVDYAREQVAAIIHADPKEIIFTSGATESNNLALKGVFEMYASKGNHIITVTTEHKAILDTCKHIEKMGGQITYLAVNDKGEIDLQALEAAITDKTILISIMFANNEIGVMHPVREIAAIAKKHGVLFHSDATQAVGKVPIDVQADGIHLMSFTAHKMYGPKGIGALYVRRKNPRVKVTAQMDGGGHERAMRSGTMNVPGIVGFGAACEICSREMEQEAARLSGLRDKLENALLQLEEAYVNGNPAHRLPHISNISFKYVEGEGLMMAFNKDIAVSSGSACTSASLEPSYVLKALGLGDDLAHSSIRFSLGRFTTEEQVDYTIQRLTDAVNKLRELSPLWEMFKEGIDVNKIEWAAH, encoded by the coding sequence ATGTTAAAGCTACCGATTTACCTTGATAACAGCGCCACTACACCCGTAGATCCGCGTGTGCTGGAACAGATGATACCCTACTTCACTGAGAAGTTTGGTAATGCCGCCAGCCGCAGTCATCCATTCGGCTGGGTGGCGGAAGAAGCGGTGGATTATGCGCGTGAACAGGTGGCCGCCATCATTCATGCCGATCCTAAAGAAATCATCTTCACTTCCGGCGCCACAGAATCGAATAACCTGGCACTGAAGGGAGTTTTTGAAATGTATGCTTCTAAGGGTAACCACATCATCACGGTCACCACAGAGCACAAAGCAATCCTTGATACCTGCAAGCACATCGAAAAAATGGGCGGGCAGATCACCTATCTCGCAGTTAACGACAAAGGAGAGATTGACCTGCAGGCACTTGAGGCGGCGATCACCGATAAAACCATCCTGATTTCCATCATGTTTGCCAATAACGAGATTGGGGTCATGCATCCGGTGCGTGAAATCGCAGCTATCGCGAAAAAACATGGCGTGCTGTTTCATTCAGATGCCACGCAGGCTGTTGGGAAAGTGCCGATAGATGTACAAGCAGACGGTATTCACCTCATGTCATTCACTGCGCATAAAATGTATGGTCCAAAGGGAATCGGCGCTTTGTATGTGCGTCGTAAAAACCCGCGTGTGAAGGTTACTGCACAAATGGACGGTGGAGGACATGAGCGTGCCATGCGTTCAGGCACCATGAATGTTCCGGGCATTGTAGGTTTTGGCGCAGCCTGTGAAATTTGCAGCAGGGAAATGGAACAGGAAGCTGCCCGTCTTTCAGGCCTGCGTGATAAGTTGGAAAATGCATTGCTGCAGCTTGAAGAGGCTTATGTGAATGGCAACCCGGCGCACCGTTTGCCGCATATCTCCAACATCTCCTTCAAATATGTGGAAGGCGAAGGGCTGATGATGGCATTCAATAAGGACATTGCTGTTTCATCAGGAAGTGCCTGTACGTCTGCCTCGCTTGAACCATCTTACGTACTCAAAGCCCTTGGGCTGGGTGATGACCTCGCACATTCTTCGATCCGTTTTTCGCTGGGAAGATTTACCACAGAGGAACAGGTTGATTATACCATACAAAGATTGACGGATGCGGTGAATAAACTACGGGAACTAAGCCCGCTGTGGGAAATGTTCAAAGAGGGAATTGATGTGAACAAGATTGAATGGGCTGCCCATTAA
- the iscU gene encoding Fe-S cluster assembly scaffold IscU, giving the protein MAYSEKVLEHYEHPKNVGTLDKNKNTVGTGLVGAPECGDVMRLQIEVDPATQTIIDAKFKTFGCGSAIASSSLATEWLKGRSLDDAATLDNMDIVEELALPPVKIHCSVLAEDAVKAAINDYRVKNGMEPIKLKESVVH; this is encoded by the coding sequence ATGGCTTACTCAGAAAAAGTGCTGGAACATTATGAGCATCCTAAAAATGTAGGAACACTCGATAAAAATAAAAATACCGTAGGAACAGGATTGGTGGGTGCGCCGGAATGCGGAGATGTGATGCGCCTGCAGATTGAGGTAGATCCGGCAACGCAAACTATTATAGATGCCAAATTCAAAACATTCGGCTGCGGTTCTGCCATTGCTTCGTCTTCCCTGGCCACCGAGTGGCTGAAAGGACGATCACTGGATGATGCTGCCACGCTTGACAACATGGACATCGTGGAAGAACTTGCACTGCCTCCGGTTAAGATTCATTGCTCTGTATTAGCAGAAGATGCAGTGAAAGCTGCCATCAACGACTATCGCGTGAAGAATGGCATGGAACCAATTAAGCTGAAGGAAAGTGTGGTTCATTAG
- a CDS encoding iron-sulfur cluster assembly accessory protein, giving the protein MMITVSEKAKTKVDALTHEAGLDKDYFVRVSVVGGGCSGLSYKMDFDNESKKDDQVFEDKGLKLVCDLKSFLYLCGTELDYSDGLNGKGFHFVNPNATRTCGCGESFAV; this is encoded by the coding sequence ATCATGATTACAGTAAGCGAAAAAGCGAAAACAAAAGTGGATGCGCTGACGCATGAAGCGGGCCTTGACAAAGATTATTTTGTGCGCGTATCAGTAGTAGGCGGCGGCTGTTCAGGACTTTCCTACAAGATGGATTTTGACAATGAGTCGAAGAAAGATGACCAGGTATTTGAAGACAAAGGACTGAAGCTGGTATGTGATCTTAAGAGTTTTCTTTACCTGTGCGGAACAGAACTCGATTATTCTGACGGACTAAATGGCAAAGGATTTCATTTTGTGAATCCTAATGCAACGAGAACCTGCGGATGCGGGGAGAGTTTTGCAGTGTAA
- a CDS encoding S9 family peptidase, which yields MRHTIITLLTLTACHLCFAQSPKKPITIADADSIHDVTEPSISPDGKWVAYTVSSTNFEDDDFTTDIWMSGWDGKTTMQLTYTKEESESTPRWSPDNIYLAFLSSRSDSNETSQLWLLNRNGGEAKKLTSFAGGVEDYAWSPDGKKIALIVNVIDTTEYIEGTETPVPIVIDRYYFKEDYAGYLTTARKHLFVMDIATGDTARIVDGNFEEQLPSWSPDGKQLAFVSKRAREDWDRDDNYDVYVVDAKAHAAPRQLTTNAGNDNDPSYESPPAWSPDGKYIAYTAGGPLKLIYYATQRLAIIPVAGGTAKIITAAYDRNVWNPQWSPDGKDIYFIAEDDQNLDLNKISFEGGEMKKVITGRHTVYKYHLLTADKIAMQYTTPMIPEEIFVQDENGFRRLSHQNDGWLSRHQLATTKEFQSKSKDGTMISGFMVLPADYVEGKKYPAILQIHGGPTSQNQNEWALDWQLYASWGYVTVSMNPRGSTTRGEKFATAIFAAWGSVDIDDDLSGVDYIVKNGIADANRLAVEGWSYGGIATDYVIARDQRFKCAISGASIGNALAGYGTDMYIREYEAELGTPWANFDTYVKNSMPFLHADRIKTPTLFMCGAKDFNVPLLNSEQMYQALKSLGVETQLVIYPNQYHGLDVPSYLRDRFERRKEWFDDHLKN from the coding sequence ATGCGTCACACGATCATCACGCTGCTCACATTAACCGCCTGCCACCTGTGTTTTGCCCAGTCACCCAAAAAACCCATCACCATTGCCGATGCAGACAGTATTCATGATGTTACAGAACCTTCCATTTCTCCCGATGGTAAATGGGTGGCTTATACGGTTTCATCCACCAACTTTGAAGATGATGATTTCACCACAGATATATGGATGTCGGGCTGGGATGGAAAAACCACCATGCAACTCACGTACACAAAAGAGGAAAGCGAAAGCACTCCCCGCTGGTCGCCTGACAATATCTACCTGGCTTTCCTTTCTTCAAGATCCGACAGTAATGAAACCAGTCAGCTTTGGCTGCTGAACCGTAATGGTGGTGAAGCAAAAAAACTAACCTCATTTGCCGGTGGTGTGGAAGATTATGCCTGGAGCCCTGACGGGAAGAAAATTGCATTGATTGTAAATGTTATTGACACAACAGAATATATAGAAGGCACGGAAACGCCGGTGCCCATTGTCATTGATCGCTATTATTTCAAGGAAGATTATGCAGGATATCTTACTACTGCGCGAAAACATTTGTTTGTGATGGATATTGCAACCGGCGATACGGCCAGGATTGTAGATGGCAATTTTGAAGAACAGCTTCCCTCGTGGAGTCCTGATGGTAAACAGCTTGCTTTTGTAAGCAAACGTGCACGTGAAGACTGGGACCGCGACGACAATTATGATGTATATGTGGTGGATGCAAAAGCACATGCAGCGCCGCGTCAGCTCACTACCAATGCCGGTAACGATAACGATCCATCTTATGAATCGCCGCCGGCATGGAGCCCCGACGGAAAATACATTGCCTACACGGCAGGCGGTCCGCTGAAACTCATTTATTATGCTACGCAACGCCTGGCCATTATTCCGGTTGCAGGCGGCACGGCAAAAATCATAACCGCTGCATACGACCGGAATGTCTGGAATCCGCAATGGTCGCCGGATGGAAAGGATATTTATTTCATTGCAGAGGATGACCAAAACCTCGATCTGAATAAAATTTCATTTGAAGGCGGTGAGATGAAGAAAGTAATTACCGGCCGGCATACGGTTTACAAGTATCACTTACTTACGGCGGATAAAATTGCTATGCAATACACCACGCCGATGATTCCTGAAGAAATTTTTGTGCAGGATGAAAATGGCTTCCGCAGGTTATCACATCAGAATGACGGCTGGCTGTCACGCCATCAGCTGGCCACCACGAAAGAGTTCCAGTCAAAAAGTAAAGACGGAACAATGATCAGCGGCTTCATGGTTTTACCCGCTGATTATGTAGAAGGCAAAAAGTATCCTGCCATACTGCAGATCCATGGCGGCCCAACGAGTCAGAATCAGAATGAGTGGGCACTTGACTGGCAATTGTACGCGTCGTGGGGCTATGTAACCGTTTCCATGAATCCACGGGGAAGCACGACCAGGGGCGAGAAGTTTGCCACGGCGATTTTTGCTGCATGGGGCTCCGTGGATATTGATGATGATTTATCCGGTGTAGACTATATCGTGAAAAACGGTATTGCTGATGCTAACCGGTTAGCGGTGGAAGGCTGGAGCTATGGCGGCATCGCCACCGATTATGTTATCGCACGCGATCAGCGTTTCAAATGTGCCATCAGCGGCGCAAGTATAGGCAATGCCCTGGCTGGTTATGGCACCGACATGTATATCCGCGAATATGAAGCAGAGCTGGGAACTCCCTGGGCCAACTTTGATACTTATGTAAAAAATTCCATGCCCTTCCTGCATGCTGACAGGATAAAAACCCCGACACTCTTTATGTGCGGCGCAAAAGACTTTAATGTTCCGCTGTTGAATTCAGAACAGATGTACCAGGCATTAAAGAGTCTGGGTGTTGAAACACAACTCGTCATCTATCCCAACCAATATCATGGCCTCGATGTGCCCAGTTACCTTCGCGACCGGTTTGAGAGAAGAAAAGAATGGTTTGACGATCATTTGAAAAACTGA
- a CDS encoding RagB/SusD family nutrient uptake outer membrane protein, with the protein MNTIINSDCHTSAPAKRWLHVTILLTAILFMNGCAGKLDLQPAQDLTNATALSNDAGVKQVLVGAYDELSQDDLFGGNILRNAELYAGEGEVLWVGTFEAPREIFNRQILVTNSDVEACWSDAYNCINICNNVLSALSVVNDEDRAQVEGEAKCLRGWMYFELVRYFGQQYETGQVNSQLGVPIVLTPTIVIDASSTPARNTVEECYAQAIADLTSAESLLPETNNVYADKFVAAALLARIYLQQGDYANARDAADRVIASGKYSLVPAYKDVFNQVEDTKESVFSVQINEQDGNNSMNEFFANASNGGRRDILIEDAHLALYPADDVRKSLFYTSSGDYLSGKWKNQYANIAVIRLAEMYLVRAECNQRLGTSVGATPADDYNMVHVRAALPAVTSVTLDDILLERRLELAHEGFKYHDVKRLHGVVGTMPYNDDKLVFPIPQRELEVNNNLVQNPGYQ; encoded by the coding sequence ATGAATACGATTATAAATTCAGACTGCCACACATCCGCTCCCGCAAAAAGATGGTTGCATGTTACCATCCTCCTCACTGCCATTTTGTTTATGAATGGCTGTGCCGGCAAGCTCGACCTTCAGCCTGCGCAGGACCTCACCAATGCCACGGCACTCAGCAATGATGCCGGCGTAAAACAGGTATTGGTGGGTGCTTATGATGAACTTTCACAGGATGACTTGTTTGGCGGCAACATTCTCAGAAATGCTGAACTGTATGCCGGCGAAGGCGAAGTGCTGTGGGTAGGAACCTTCGAAGCGCCGCGCGAAATTTTTAACCGGCAGATACTGGTAACTAATTCAGACGTAGAAGCATGCTGGTCAGATGCCTACAACTGCATTAACATCTGTAACAATGTTTTGTCTGCATTGTCAGTGGTGAATGACGAAGACCGCGCGCAGGTGGAAGGTGAAGCTAAATGCCTGCGCGGCTGGATGTATTTTGAACTGGTGCGCTATTTCGGGCAGCAATACGAAACGGGCCAGGTCAACAGTCAGTTAGGCGTACCTATTGTGTTAACACCAACTATCGTGATTGATGCATCATCAACACCTGCAAGAAATACCGTGGAAGAATGCTATGCACAGGCAATCGCCGACCTGACTTCGGCGGAAAGCCTTTTACCGGAAACGAATAATGTGTATGCCGACAAATTTGTTGCCGCAGCCTTATTGGCCAGGATTTATCTGCAGCAAGGTGATTATGCAAATGCGCGTGATGCCGCAGACCGCGTTATTGCATCCGGAAAGTATAGCCTTGTTCCTGCCTATAAGGATGTATTCAACCAGGTGGAAGACACCAAGGAATCGGTGTTCTCGGTTCAAATCAATGAGCAGGATGGCAATAATTCAATGAATGAGTTTTTTGCCAACGCCTCGAACGGCGGCCGTCGTGATATATTGATTGAAGATGCGCATCTCGCGCTCTATCCCGCCGACGATGTGAGGAAGTCGCTCTTCTACACCAGCTCCGGCGATTACCTTTCCGGCAAATGGAAAAATCAGTATGCGAATATCGCTGTCATCCGCCTCGCGGAAATGTACCTGGTGCGCGCCGAATGTAATCAGCGGCTCGGCACTTCCGTTGGTGCGACTCCGGCAGATGACTACAATATGGTGCATGTTAGGGCTGCCTTGCCTGCTGTTACCTCCGTCACGCTGGATGATATATTACTGGAGCGCAGACTGGAACTTGCACATGAAGGTTTCAAATACCACGATGTAAAACGGTTGCATGGTGTCGTGGGCACCATGCCTTACAACGACGATAAGCTGGTGTTTCCAATTCCGCAACGCGAGCTGGAGGTGAATAACAACCTGGTCCAGAATCCGGGGTATCAATAG
- a CDS encoding TonB-dependent receptor yields the protein MRKIVLLAMSLLLYAPLFAQYRSLTGVVTDKGSGEPLDGVTVVIKGTQTAAISNELGKYAIDVPASGGTLIFSYVGYETKEIAFLNESAVDVVLANTEQLLKEVVVVGYGTQIKTEVTGSIAEVKGEAIARAPVTSIEQALQGKAAGVFVETNNGKVGSAIKVRVRGSSSITANNEPLYVVDGIPINTKAVNDEVNLSINPLNDIDFNNIESVSILKDAAASAIYGSRGANGVVLITTKRGKEGKSKVTIDYQQGWSKPTGLREFMNSDQYINYFEQAAVNAGQYDFANDISGYGSEQEAIDDYLEDVHKQFDRNSGWADWTTREVSTDWQSLAFQKATSRDVNASVSGGTDKLQYFIAGGYSQQDGILINNYMNRGSIQINLDSKLSDKFDLGTSLQMSRSLNNDVPNDDYFESPMQIVAQSPLTPVRDTLGELSDQPVTLYFNPLLEAEYTQSNNYTFRTVGNIYANFHIIPSLTLRGEVGGDFTNFTSDRYSGSRSNFGQSVGGYGEAYASRVENYDTKLLLTYLTGINKLHNIEATGGIEYQPYTQFYQKVDGQGFPNDDLKTLASASQIVYGTSNFTQYRFISYFARANYNYDEKYLFSLTGRIDGSSRFGENKRYGFFPSASAGWILSRESFLAGIPAISFLKVRASAGEIGNAEIGDFDYIGKYGVASYNGNPALYPSTIENPDLTWERTFQFDAGIDFGFFGDRLNGELDYYIKNTSNLLLDVPIPATTGILLQTQNIGKMKNNGVELVVNGDILVNEFKWTASVNFAANKNEVLELAPGQDLIDNGGSDILNVVKVGEPLGVFYGAEYAGVDPANGDALWYVNGTEGSTETTNDFNLANFVVLGDPNPDFIAGFSNSFTYKGFTLDIATQSVYGNQINLNGDHWMEANGAVYDNQTTNMLNSWQHPGDITDVPQARLGFDNGDQTRSSRYIDDGSYIRLKSLTLGYDFSNRLLKKIKFSSLRVYMSAYNLLTITSYRGWDPEVTSDYVLPEEANVLAGIDFYSAPQPKTIVFGLTIGL from the coding sequence ATGAGAAAAATTGTACTCCTTGCGATGAGCCTGCTATTGTATGCTCCGCTTTTTGCGCAATACCGTTCACTGACCGGCGTAGTCACCGATAAGGGAAGCGGTGAACCGCTCGATGGCGTCACCGTAGTCATTAAAGGAACGCAAACAGCAGCCATCTCCAATGAGCTTGGGAAATATGCGATTGACGTGCCCGCCTCAGGAGGCACCCTCATCTTTTCTTATGTGGGTTATGAAACAAAGGAAATCGCTTTCCTGAACGAGTCCGCCGTGGATGTGGTGCTGGCCAACACGGAACAGCTGCTGAAAGAAGTGGTGGTGGTTGGCTATGGCACACAGATAAAAACAGAAGTAACCGGCAGCATTGCGGAAGTAAAAGGTGAAGCGATCGCCCGTGCACCCGTTACCTCCATTGAACAGGCCCTGCAGGGAAAAGCCGCCGGCGTATTCGTGGAAACCAACAATGGAAAAGTAGGCAGCGCTATCAAGGTGAGGGTGCGCGGCTCTTCTTCCATCACCGCCAACAACGAACCATTGTACGTGGTCGATGGCATTCCTATCAATACAAAAGCAGTGAATGATGAAGTGAACCTTTCTATCAACCCGCTGAATGATATTGACTTCAATAATATTGAGTCCGTCAGCATCCTGAAAGATGCGGCGGCATCTGCCATCTATGGCTCGCGCGGCGCTAATGGTGTGGTGTTGATCACCACCAAAAGAGGCAAGGAAGGAAAATCAAAAGTTACCATCGACTATCAGCAGGGCTGGAGCAAGCCCACAGGCCTGCGCGAATTCATGAACAGCGATCAATACATCAATTACTTCGAGCAGGCAGCGGTAAATGCCGGCCAATATGATTTTGCCAATGATATCAGCGGATACGGAAGCGAGCAGGAAGCCATTGACGACTACCTGGAAGATGTGCACAAGCAGTTCGACAGAAATTCAGGATGGGCAGACTGGACTACGAGGGAAGTAAGTACAGACTGGCAGTCTCTTGCCTTTCAAAAAGCCACTTCACGTGATGTGAATGCATCCGTATCCGGCGGCACCGACAAGCTGCAGTATTTTATAGCCGGCGGCTATTCGCAGCAGGACGGCATCCTGATCAATAACTATATGAACCGTGGCAGTATTCAGATCAATCTCGACAGTAAGCTGTCAGACAAATTTGACCTCGGCACATCATTGCAAATGAGCCGCAGCCTGAATAATGATGTTCCGAATGATGATTACTTTGAATCCCCCATGCAGATTGTGGCGCAGTCGCCGCTGACACCGGTAAGAGACACACTGGGCGAACTGTCTGATCAGCCTGTTACGCTTTACTTTAATCCCTTGCTGGAAGCGGAATACACACAATCGAATAATTACACGTTTCGTACCGTTGGCAATATCTACGCAAACTTCCATATCATCCCTTCACTAACACTGCGCGGAGAAGTGGGCGGCGATTTTACCAACTTCACTTCTGACCGTTATTCAGGCAGCCGTTCCAACTTCGGGCAGTCGGTGGGCGGATATGGCGAAGCCTATGCTTCCCGCGTGGAAAATTATGACACTAAACTGTTGCTGACCTATCTCACCGGCATCAACAAGCTGCACAATATCGAAGCGACAGGCGGTATTGAATACCAGCCTTACACGCAGTTCTATCAAAAGGTGGATGGACAGGGATTTCCCAATGATGATCTGAAGACCCTGGCAAGCGCATCACAGATTGTATATGGTACCAGCAACTTTACACAGTATCGCTTTATCTCCTATTTCGCGCGGGCCAATTACAACTATGATGAGAAATATCTCTTTTCACTCACCGGCCGCATCGACGGATCATCCCGCTTCGGTGAAAACAAACGCTATGGATTTTTCCCTTCTGCCTCGGCCGGCTGGATTTTAAGCAGGGAATCATTCTTAGCCGGCATTCCCGCCATCAGCTTCCTGAAAGTCAGGGCCAGTGCCGGCGAAATCGGTAATGCTGAAATCGGCGACTTTGATTACATCGGAAAATATGGCGTCGCTTCCTACAATGGTAATCCGGCCCTCTACCCTTCCACCATCGAGAACCCTGATCTTACCTGGGAAAGAACCTTTCAGTTTGATGCCGGCATTGACTTCGGTTTCTTTGGCGACCGCCTCAACGGCGAACTGGATTATTACATAAAGAATACCTCCAATCTCCTGCTCGATGTGCCTATTCCCGCCACAACCGGTATCCTGTTGCAGACACAAAATATCGGTAAGATGAAAAACAATGGAGTGGAGCTTGTCGTGAACGGCGACATACTGGTGAATGAATTTAAATGGACAGCCAGCGTAAATTTCGCCGCCAACAAAAATGAAGTGTTGGAACTTGCGCCTGGCCAGGATCTCATAGACAATGGCGGCTCGGATATTCTGAATGTAGTGAAGGTCGGTGAACCATTGGGCGTCTTCTATGGCGCGGAATACGCCGGAGTGGATCCTGCAAACGGCGATGCGTTGTGGTATGTAAATGGCACGGAGGGCTCCACTGAAACAACCAACGATTTCAACCTTGCCAACTTTGTGGTATTGGGCGATCCCAATCCTGATTTCATCGCCGGATTCTCCAACAGCTTCACATATAAAGGATTTACTTTGGATATCGCTACGCAAAGTGTTTATGGCAACCAGATCAACCTGAATGGCGATCACTGGATGGAAGCCAATGGCGCCGTGTATGATAATCAGACCACCAATATGCTGAATTCCTGGCAGCATCCCGGCGATATTACGGATGTTCCGCAGGCAAGGCTCGGCTTTGATAATGGTGATCAGACACGCTCCAGCCGCTACATTGATGACGGATCATACATCCGGCTCAAATCACTTACACTTGGATATGACTTTTCTAACCGCTTGCTTAAAAAAATAAAATTCTCCAGTCTCCGGGTTTACATGTCGGCATACAACCTGCTTACCATAACCAGCTACCGCGGATGGGATCCTGAAGTTACTTCCGACTATGTGCTGCCCGAAGAGGCCAATGTATTAGCAGGCATAGATTTTTACAGCGCCCCGCAACCTAAAACCATTGTATTCGGATTGACGATAGGATTGTGA
- a CDS encoding CotH kinase family protein, translating to MEILTLFLLNKIPPPLLHHKKIFTLLAALVITGLHLSAQTYYTVVNQVIPDNGSVVTFDLAVSGLPDAIDTTFGLESVCFNITHTWDSDLQLKLISPDGTTVLLISGVGGDGDNFIYTCLNDFSPNPVSAGTAPFTGMYAAMGDLGLINNGQNPNGTWKLQCNDTYPQDEGTLHNFQITFGDNPALPFIFTESNLPLILINTNGQEIFSEPKVAADIKIIDHGNGILNHPTDTDYAYVGKIMMELQGFTGPYYPKKNYDFDLVDDDSLEIDTVLLALPSENDFILKAEYLDLSLMKNTITYEMSRRMGRYAPRTMFCEVMLNGEYIGVYTLTEKIKRDENRVDIADLKPEDIAGDELTGGYIIEINENGYPNDWNSLYLPINYATCQLPVAYKMVEPQIEDIQPQQFDYIHAYVDSFENALHGNLFLDSVNGYRKFISVKSFIDFMIVNEFSANYDSYGRSTFLYKEKISDGGQLHIGPPWDYDRAFAPGTEQGWVWEITHPYWPFPFWWSKFREDPEWVNEVYCRYTSLREEIMKDESFFEIIDSLQNLLEQPAERNFKKWAELGVTSPPYFVEELKNFIASRFEWLDDAVAADYIAAPDATFTTDQVAAASFIFTPVLSGADYNWNFGDGTFSSEQIPLHVFDNAGSYTVSLTVDQYYGCSATYDTTLDVVVITGADQSADRYFKTYPSPFSNLLHIQLPVSNEEFEMSLINNLGVIVMKQKISRTQLFTLHTGHLPAGIYRVKLFDGEKNYFETVIKQ from the coding sequence ATGGAAATACTTACTTTGTTCCTGCTCAATAAAATACCGCCCCCGTTGCTTCACCATAAAAAAATTTTCACCCTGTTGGCTGCTTTAGTGATTACAGGCTTGCACTTATCAGCACAAACCTATTACACGGTCGTTAACCAGGTCATACCCGACAATGGCAGTGTGGTTACATTCGATCTCGCAGTAAGCGGACTGCCGGATGCAATTGACACCACTTTCGGATTGGAAAGTGTTTGTTTCAATATCACACATACCTGGGATTCAGATCTTCAGTTGAAACTCATCTCACCTGATGGAACGACAGTGCTGCTGATTTCAGGCGTGGGCGGTGATGGCGATAATTTTATCTATACCTGCCTCAATGATTTTTCTCCGAATCCTGTCAGTGCCGGCACCGCGCCCTTCACCGGCATGTACGCTGCCATGGGTGACCTCGGATTGATCAACAACGGACAAAATCCAAACGGTACGTGGAAACTGCAATGCAATGATACTTATCCGCAGGATGAAGGAACACTGCACAACTTTCAGATTACTTTCGGTGATAACCCTGCACTTCCCTTCATCTTCACTGAATCCAACCTGCCGCTGATACTCATCAATACCAACGGCCAGGAAATATTTTCCGAACCTAAGGTTGCAGCAGACATAAAGATCATCGATCACGGCAACGGCATACTGAATCATCCGACCGATACTGACTACGCCTACGTAGGAAAAATAATGATGGAGCTCCAGGGATTTACCGGCCCGTATTATCCGAAAAAAAATTACGACTTCGATCTCGTGGATGATGACAGCCTGGAAATTGATACCGTATTGTTAGCACTGCCTTCCGAAAATGATTTCATCCTGAAAGCCGAATACCTCGACCTAAGCCTGATGAAAAACACCATCACCTATGAGATGAGCAGGCGAATGGGACGCTATGCACCGCGCACCATGTTTTGTGAAGTGATGCTGAATGGCGAATACATCGGTGTCTATACCTTGACGGAAAAAATAAAACGCGATGAGAACAGGGTTGATATCGCTGATTTAAAACCTGAGGACATTGCAGGCGATGAACTGACGGGCGGCTACATCATTGAAATCAATGAAAACGGATATCCGAACGACTGGAACAGCTTGTACCTTCCCATCAATTATGCAACCTGCCAGTTGCCTGTTGCTTATAAAATGGTGGAACCGCAAATCGAAGATATTCAGCCGCAGCAGTTCGATTATATTCATGCATATGTAGACAGTTTTGAAAATGCCCTTCATGGCAATTTGTTTCTCGACAGTGTCAATGGCTACCGGAAATTTATTTCCGTGAAATCATTTATTGACTTCATGATCGTGAATGAATTCAGCGCCAACTACGACAGTTACGGCCGCAGCACTTTTCTTTACAAGGAAAAAATTTCGGATGGCGGTCAGCTTCACATCGGCCCGCCATGGGACTACGACCGTGCATTTGCGCCCGGCACAGAACAGGGATGGGTTTGGGAAATCACGCATCCCTATTGGCCCTTTCCGTTCTGGTGGAGTAAATTCCGCGAAGATCCCGAATGGGTGAATGAAGTGTATTGCCGTTACACTTCTTTGCGGGAAGAAATAATGAAAGACGAATCATTTTTTGAGATCATTGATTCATTGCAGAATTTACTGGAACAACCTGCTGAGCGCAACTTTAAAAAATGGGCGGAGTTGGGTGTCACCAGTCCTCCCTATTTTGTCGAAGAACTCAAAAATTTCATCGCCAGCCGTTTTGAATGGCTGGATGATGCCGTGGCGGCGGATTACATTGCAGCTCCCGATGCAACATTTACAACAGACCAGGTAGCGGCTGCAAGTTTCATATTCACCCCTGTTCTTAGCGGTGCTGACTATAATTGGAATTTTGGCGATGGCACATTTTCATCCGAACAGATTCCCTTGCATGTGTTTGACAACGCTGGTTCTTATACCGTCTCATTAACAGTTGATCAGTATTATGGATGTTCGGCAACCTATGATACTACGCTTGATGTAGTGGTGATTACCGGTGCAGATCAATCTGCAGATAGGTATTTCAAGACTTATCCTTCGCCGTTTTCAAATCTGTTACATATTCAATTGCCGGTTAGTAACGAAGAGTTTGAAATGTCGCTTATCAATAATCTTGGGGTAATTGTAATGAAACAAAAAATATCGCGGACACAGCTATTCACCCTCCATACCGGTCATTTACCCGCAGGCATTTACCGTGTTAAACTTTTTGACGGAGAGAAAAATTATTTTGAAACAGTAATCAAGCAATAG